The following proteins are encoded in a genomic region of Glycine soja cultivar W05 chromosome 17, ASM419377v2, whole genome shotgun sequence:
- the LOC114392999 gene encoding gibberellin-regulated protein 11-like isoform X2 codes for MAIFKALLASILISLVIVNLVESDTMVIKNTVEGSSPSPSPPTIDCDVECNRRCQLSSRPNLCKRACGTCCQRCNCVPSGTYGHYEECSCYANMTTHGGKHKCP; via the exons ATGGCCATCTTTAAGGCGCTCCTTGCTTCAATCCTCATTTCTCTGGTCATTGTGAATCTGGTGGAATCAGATACAATG GTAATCAAGAACACGGTAGAGGGATCAAGTCCTAGCCCTTCCCCGCCAACGATCG ATTGTGATGTTGAATGTAATCGGAGGTGTCAATTATCATCAAGACCAAATTTGTGCAAGAGAGCATGTGGGACGTGCTGTCAGCGGTGCAATTGTGTGCCTTCGGGTACCTATGGTCATTATGAAGAGTGTTCATGCTATGCAAATATGACCACCCACGGTGGAAAACATAAATGtccataa
- the LOC114392999 gene encoding gibberellin-regulated protein 11-like isoform X1, producing MAIFKALLASILISLVIVNLVESDTMYQVIKNTVEGSSPSPSPPTIDCDVECNRRCQLSSRPNLCKRACGTCCQRCNCVPSGTYGHYEECSCYANMTTHGGKHKCP from the exons ATGGCCATCTTTAAGGCGCTCCTTGCTTCAATCCTCATTTCTCTGGTCATTGTGAATCTGGTGGAATCAGATACAATG tatCAGGTAATCAAGAACACGGTAGAGGGATCAAGTCCTAGCCCTTCCCCGCCAACGATCG ATTGTGATGTTGAATGTAATCGGAGGTGTCAATTATCATCAAGACCAAATTTGTGCAAGAGAGCATGTGGGACGTGCTGTCAGCGGTGCAATTGTGTGCCTTCGGGTACCTATGGTCATTATGAAGAGTGTTCATGCTATGCAAATATGACCACCCACGGTGGAAAACATAAATGtccataa